In Blautia wexlerae DSM 19850, a single window of DNA contains:
- a CDS encoding RNA polymerase sigma factor yields MENIDFVSIYRKYRSRAFNIGKFILGDEDEAEDVCQDVFETLFHMGRSVDFSDEKKLENLIVRISYHKASDHRKKAFRKYEYANSDAILEMTDMRVRKGNRVDEIVLNLEAAGYLQSIFEKLREKNRTNYEIYVSVTLYDIPTRLVARHYHITENNVNNRVMRTRRWLAREYKKITR; encoded by the coding sequence ATGGAGAATATAGATTTTGTAAGTATCTACAGGAAATACCGCTCTCGGGCGTTCAATATTGGAAAATTTATCCTTGGCGATGAAGATGAAGCAGAAGATGTCTGTCAGGATGTATTTGAGACTTTGTTTCATATGGGCCGGAGTGTGGATTTTTCAGATGAAAAGAAACTGGAGAATCTGATTGTCAGAATCAGCTACCATAAGGCATCCGATCATCGCAAAAAGGCCTTCAGGAAATATGAATATGCGAACTCAGATGCGATTCTGGAAATGACAGATATGCGGGTAAGAAAAGGTAATCGTGTAGATGAGATTGTTCTGAATCTGGAGGCAGCAGGATACCTGCAGTCGATATTTGAAAAACTGAGAGAAAAGAACAGGACAAATTATGAAATCTATGTCAGTGTAACGTTATATGACATACCAACGCGTCTCGTTGCCAGACATTATCATATCACAGAAAATAATGTGAATAACAGAGTCATGAGGACGAGACGCTGGCTTGCCAGGGAATATAAGAAAATAACCCGGTGA
- a CDS encoding undecaprenyldiphospho-muramoylpentapeptide beta-N-acetylglucosaminyltransferase, with product MKHIVLTGGGTAGHVTPNIALIPRLKELGYEISYIGSYDGIEKKLIEEMNIPYYGISSGKLRRYFDLKNFTDPFRVLKGFGEAKKLLKQLKPDVVFSKGGFVTVPVVIAAGRRKIPTIIHESDMTPGLANKICIPSATKVCCNFPETVKSLPADKAVLTGTPIRQELLNGSKEAAREFCGFTDDKPVLMVIGGSLGAASVNENIRKILPELLKEFQVIHLCGKGKMDESLKDTKGYVQYEYIKQELADLFALSDIVISRAGANAICELNALKKPNLLIPLSANASRGDQILNARSFERQGFSMVLEEEEITESTLLNAIRELYQNRESYVHAMSESSHMNSIEKITGLIEDCVNKQ from the coding sequence ATGAAACATATTGTGCTCACCGGCGGCGGCACAGCCGGACATGTGACTCCGAATATTGCTCTGATCCCACGCCTTAAGGAGCTTGGATACGAAATTTCCTATATCGGATCCTACGATGGAATCGAAAAAAAGCTTATTGAAGAAATGAATATTCCTTATTACGGAATCTCATCCGGAAAGCTGAGACGTTATTTTGATCTGAAAAACTTCACAGATCCATTTCGTGTACTGAAAGGATTCGGTGAGGCCAAAAAATTATTGAAACAATTAAAACCAGATGTGGTTTTCTCCAAGGGTGGCTTCGTGACTGTCCCGGTTGTAATCGCTGCCGGTCGACGTAAAATTCCTACCATCATTCATGAATCAGATATGACTCCCGGACTTGCAAATAAGATCTGCATTCCATCTGCCACAAAAGTATGCTGTAACTTCCCTGAGACTGTAAAAAGTCTTCCTGCTGACAAAGCAGTACTTACAGGTACTCCTATCCGTCAGGAATTATTAAACGGAAGTAAAGAGGCAGCCCGCGAATTCTGTGGTTTCACAGATGACAAACCGGTTCTTATGGTGATCGGTGGAAGTCTTGGTGCTGCATCTGTCAATGAAAATATCCGCAAAATCCTTCCGGAACTTTTAAAAGAGTTTCAGGTTATCCACCTGTGTGGTAAGGGAAAAATGGATGAAAGTCTCAAAGACACAAAAGGATATGTACAGTATGAATATATTAAACAGGAGCTTGCCGATCTGTTTGCTCTGTCTGATATCGTTATCTCCCGCGCAGGTGCCAATGCAATCTGTGAACTGAATGCTTTAAAAAAACCCAATCTTCTGATCCCGCTTTCTGCAAATGCCAGCCGCGGTGACCAGATCCTCAATGCACGTTCATTTGAACGTCAGGGATTCAGCATGGTACTTGAGGAAGAAGAGATTACAGAAAGCACACTTTTAAACGCAATCCGCGAACTGTACCAGAACAGAGAGTCCTATGTTCATGCCATGTCAGAAAGCAGTCATATGAATTCTATTGAAAAAATCACCGGACTGATCGAAGACTGCGTAAATAAACAGTAA
- a CDS encoding MBL fold metallo-hydrolase RNA specificity domain-containing protein, with product MKITFIGATHEVTGSCYYLEAAGHKFLVDCGMEQGPDYYENAEIPVALGEIEFVLLTHAHIDHSGNLPAIYAKGFRGPVYATDATSHLCDIMLRDSAHIQMFEAEWRNRKGRRQGKPEFVPAYTMEDAMGVIRNFVGCPYNKMITPAEGISARFIDAGHLLGSASIELTIREEDTEKKIVFSGDIGNTCQPLIKDPEYLHHADYIVMESTYGDRSHGEKPDYVKLLSEIIQETFDRGGNLVIPSFAVGRTQEMLYFIRQIKADGLVYGHDGFKVYVDSPLANEATTIFSEHQYDCFDEEAMELIKKGINPISFPGLKISVTSDDSKSINYDEEPKVIISASGMCDAGRIKHHLKHNLWNEKNTILFVGYQAVGTLGRALIEGAADVKLFGEPVHVAAHICQMPGISGHADVNGLLDWAKAFEEKPQKVFVTHGDDTVTEIFAKRLTDELGYDTMAPFSGTVYDLADDVCLYEAKGVKIQKASVSPKATRAARAFEKLLALGYRLITVIRKNEGTPNKDLERFSRDVQSLCDKWDRTDM from the coding sequence ATGAAGATTACATTTATCGGGGCAACTCATGAGGTTACGGGATCCTGTTATTATCTGGAGGCAGCAGGTCACAAGTTTCTTGTAGACTGCGGAATGGAGCAGGGACCGGATTATTATGAAAATGCAGAAATACCAGTGGCTTTGGGAGAGATAGAATTTGTTCTTCTGACACATGCACATATAGATCACTCAGGTAATCTTCCGGCTATTTATGCAAAGGGGTTCAGGGGACCGGTATATGCCACAGATGCCACCAGCCATTTATGCGATATTATGCTCAGAGACAGTGCGCACATTCAGATGTTTGAAGCAGAATGGAGAAACCGTAAAGGCAGACGACAGGGCAAACCGGAATTTGTTCCGGCTTATACAATGGAAGATGCCATGGGAGTGATCAGAAACTTTGTGGGATGCCCGTACAATAAGATGATCACTCCTGCAGAGGGAATCTCAGCCCGGTTTATTGATGCAGGCCATTTGCTGGGCTCTGCAAGTATTGAGCTGACGATCAGGGAGGAGGATACAGAGAAAAAGATTGTATTCTCCGGAGATATTGGAAATACCTGCCAGCCCTTGATTAAGGATCCTGAGTATCTGCACCATGCAGATTATATAGTTATGGAATCCACTTACGGTGACCGCAGTCATGGAGAAAAGCCTGATTATGTGAAACTGTTGTCAGAAATCATCCAGGAAACCTTTGACAGAGGAGGAAATCTTGTGATTCCTTCTTTTGCAGTGGGACGTACGCAGGAAATGCTGTACTTTATCAGACAGATCAAGGCAGACGGACTGGTGTATGGACATGACGGATTTAAAGTATATGTGGACAGTCCTCTTGCAAATGAAGCTACCACGATTTTCTCGGAGCATCAGTATGACTGTTTTGATGAAGAAGCGATGGAACTGATCAAAAAGGGAATTAATCCAATCAGTTTCCCTGGATTGAAGATTTCCGTCACCAGTGATGATTCGAAGTCGATCAATTATGATGAGGAGCCCAAGGTAATCATTTCAGCCAGTGGTATGTGTGATGCAGGCCGTATCAAGCACCATCTGAAACATAATCTGTGGAATGAGAAGAATACGATTCTTTTTGTAGGATATCAGGCGGTCGGTACTCTTGGAAGAGCACTGATCGAGGGGGCTGCAGATGTGAAACTGTTTGGTGAACCTGTTCATGTGGCAGCGCATATCTGCCAGATGCCGGGAATCAGCGGTCATGCGGATGTGAATGGCCTTTTAGACTGGGCGAAGGCATTTGAGGAGAAACCGCAGAAAGTCTTTGTTACTCATGGAGATGATACAGTTACAGAGATTTTTGCAAAACGTCTGACAGATGAACTGGGGTATGATACAATGGCTCCGTTCAGCGGTACGGTTTATGATCTGGCAGACGATGTATGTCTGTATGAGGCAAAGGGTGTGAAAATCCAGAAAGCATCTGTATCACCGAAGGCAACAAGAGCAGCCAGAGCTTTCGAGAAACTTCTGGCACTTGGTTACAGGCTTATTACGGTTATCAGGAAAAATGAAGGAACGCCGAATAAAGATCTGGAAAGATTTTCAAGAGATGTTCAGTCCCTGTGTGATAAATGGGACAGGACAGATATGTAA
- a CDS encoding TIGR03905 family TSCPD domain-containing protein, whose translation MTYKTKGVCASHIEFEVDDNKKVHNVRFIGGCSGNTQGVASLVEGMDAEEVISRLKGIKCGFKNTSCPDQLSTALEEVLNK comes from the coding sequence ATGACGTATAAAACAAAAGGTGTCTGCGCCAGCCATATTGAATTTGAAGTAGATGACAATAAGAAAGTCCACAATGTCCGTTTCATCGGCGGATGCAGCGGAAATACCCAGGGTGTAGCCAGTCTTGTAGAGGGAATGGATGCAGAGGAAGTGATCAGCAGATTAAAAGGAATCAAATGCGGATTTAAGAATACCTCATGTCCGGATCAGCTTTCCACTGCACTGGAGGAAGTTCTGAACAAATAA
- a CDS encoding 5'-methylthioadenosine/adenosylhomocysteine nucleosidase: MKCIGIIGAMEQEVAKIKEKMQDVTITSRARMDFYEGTLEGKKVVVVRSGIGKVNAGMCTQILADVFGVEAVINTGIAGSLNNDVNIGDIVLSTDVLHHDMDAIGFGYKKGQIPQMDEFSFPADEKLRKLAAKVCKEVNPEISVFEGRICSGDQFISDKSVKDAIISEFGGFAVEMEGAAIGQAAYLNHIPFLVVRAISDKADGSAHMDYAEFEMAAIEHSVKLTVRMIQEL; the protein is encoded by the coding sequence ATGAAATGTATCGGAATTATCGGAGCAATGGAACAGGAAGTTGCAAAAATCAAGGAAAAAATGCAGGATGTCACAATTACATCCAGAGCCCGTATGGATTTCTATGAGGGAACTCTGGAAGGAAAGAAAGTAGTTGTTGTACGCTCAGGAATCGGAAAAGTAAACGCAGGTATGTGCACACAGATCCTTGCAGATGTATTTGGTGTGGAAGCGGTGATCAATACAGGAATTGCAGGAAGTCTGAATAATGATGTAAATATTGGGGATATTGTTCTTTCTACAGATGTTTTGCATCATGATATGGATGCGATCGGCTTCGGATATAAGAAAGGTCAGATTCCGCAGATGGATGAATTTTCCTTCCCTGCTGATGAAAAACTTCGTAAACTGGCTGCAAAAGTATGTAAAGAAGTAAATCCTGAGATCAGTGTATTTGAAGGGAGAATCTGTTCCGGAGATCAGTTTATCTCAGATAAGAGCGTTAAAGATGCCATCATTTCAGAATTTGGTGGATTTGCAGTAGAGATGGAAGGTGCTGCTATCGGTCAGGCTGCTTATCTGAACCATATTCCATTCCTTGTAGTAAGAGCAATCTCTGATAAGGCAGACGGAAGTGCTCACATGGATTACGCTGAGTTTGAGATGGCGGCAATTGAACACAGTGTCAAATTAACTGTAAGAATGATCCAGGAACTGTAA
- a CDS encoding class I SAM-dependent methyltransferase: MKNLREYLEEQINENLIQAVLSAGRNKDGISKIKIRPIRLKGQICYQASATEGQKVLHKNYGRTELIEYVEKELAENFRQFQAQGAVTDGVVLVSKKGKMTIKQKHHEQKEKVQIQAHNRVKQYILKEGVPVPFLIDLGVMNEQGKIIHARYDKFRQINRFLEFIEDILPRLSRDREITILDFGCGKSYLTFAMYYYLRELKGYDVNIIGLDLKTDVIEKCNSLALRYGYEKLHFYHGDIADYEGVSCVDMVVTLHACDTATDYALAKAVEWGAEVILSVPYCQHEVNKQIKNEMLEPVLRYGILKERMSALITDAVRADLLESKGYDTQILEFIDMEHTPKNLLIRAVRTGKRSDQGKVEKMLAALNIHPTLDRLLNEKEQEGSVR, encoded by the coding sequence ATGAAAAATTTAAGAGAATATTTAGAAGAACAGATAAATGAAAATCTGATACAGGCTGTTCTGAGTGCCGGCAGAAATAAAGATGGCATATCAAAAATAAAGATTCGTCCGATCCGGCTGAAAGGACAGATCTGTTATCAGGCATCTGCCACAGAAGGACAGAAAGTTCTGCATAAAAACTACGGGCGTACGGAACTGATTGAATATGTGGAAAAAGAACTTGCAGAGAATTTCAGACAGTTTCAGGCACAGGGTGCAGTAACAGACGGGGTTGTTCTTGTCAGTAAAAAGGGGAAAATGACTATTAAACAGAAACACCATGAACAGAAAGAAAAAGTTCAGATCCAGGCACATAACCGGGTGAAACAATATATTCTTAAAGAAGGCGTTCCGGTTCCGTTTTTGATCGATCTGGGAGTTATGAATGAACAGGGAAAGATTATCCATGCCAGATATGACAAATTCAGACAGATCAATCGTTTCCTTGAATTTATTGAAGATATACTTCCCAGACTTTCCAGAGACAGAGAAATAACGATTCTGGATTTTGGCTGTGGAAAGAGTTATCTTACCTTTGCCATGTATTATTATTTAAGAGAACTAAAAGGATATGATGTAAATATCATAGGTCTTGACCTGAAAACAGATGTAATTGAGAAATGTAATTCTCTGGCACTCAGATACGGATATGAGAAGCTGCATTTCTATCATGGTGATATTGCAGATTATGAAGGTGTATCCTGTGTGGATATGGTGGTAACGCTTCATGCCTGTGACACAGCTACCGATTATGCACTTGCCAAGGCAGTGGAATGGGGAGCTGAAGTCATTCTTTCCGTACCCTACTGTCAGCATGAAGTTAATAAACAGATCAAAAATGAAATGCTGGAGCCGGTTCTGCGCTATGGAATCCTGAAAGAAAGGATGTCTGCGCTGATCACAGATGCTGTGCGTGCAGATCTTCTGGAGAGCAAAGGTTATGATACCCAGATCCTGGAGTTTATTGATATGGAACATACACCTAAGAATCTCCTGATCAGAGCAGTCAGAACAGGGAAAAGATCAGACCAGGGTAAGGTGGAGAAAATGCTTGCAGCCCTGAATATCCATCCCACACTGGACAGGCTTCTGAATGAAAAAGAACAGGAAGGGAGTGTGCGATGA
- the galT gene encoding UDP-glucose--hexose-1-phosphate uridylyltransferase, whose amino-acid sequence MLYENIKKLVQYGVETGLTPACEKNYTINLLLDVFKEDEYVEPEEEYRDIDLEEVLNALLDEAVKRNLIEDSVVYRDLFDTRLMNCLMPRPAQVQNEFWSRYEKDPQEATDYFYKLSQDSDYIRRYRVKKDQKWTVDSEYGKIDITINLSKPEKDPKAIAAAKLVKSSSYPKCLLCPENEGYAGRVNHPARENHRIIPITVNDSPWGFQYSPYVYYNEHCIVFNSQHVPMKIEKNTFIKLFDFVKLFPHYFLGSNADLPIVGGSILSHDHFQGGHYTFAMAKAPIEKHVTIPGYEDVEAGIVKWPLSVLRIRHKDEKRLIELATHVLEAWRGYTDESAFIFAETDGEPHNTITPIARRSGDMFELDLTLRNNITTDEHPLGVYHPHAEYHHIKKENIGLIEVMGLAVLPARLKEELELLAEYILEGKDISSNEKIEKHAAWVAEFLPKYDNLDKDNIQDVLRKEVGNVFVHVLEDAGVYKCTAEGREAFMRFINKL is encoded by the coding sequence ATGTTATATGAGAACATTAAAAAATTAGTACAGTACGGAGTAGAAACAGGACTTACACCGGCCTGCGAGAAGAATTATACAATAAATCTTCTTCTGGATGTCTTTAAAGAAGACGAATATGTGGAACCTGAGGAAGAGTACAGGGATATCGATCTTGAAGAGGTATTAAATGCACTTCTGGATGAGGCTGTGAAGAGAAATCTCATAGAAGACAGTGTTGTGTACAGAGATCTTTTTGATACCAGACTTATGAACTGTCTGATGCCGCGTCCGGCGCAGGTACAGAATGAGTTCTGGAGCAGATATGAGAAAGATCCACAGGAAGCAACCGATTACTTCTATAAACTCAGTCAGGACAGCGATTATATTCGTCGTTATCGTGTAAAGAAAGATCAGAAATGGACAGTAGACAGTGAATATGGTAAAATCGATATCACCATCAATCTTTCCAAACCGGAAAAAGATCCGAAGGCAATCGCTGCTGCCAAGCTTGTAAAATCCAGCAGCTATCCGAAATGTCTTCTTTGCCCGGAGAACGAAGGATATGCAGGAAGAGTTAATCATCCTGCCAGAGAGAATCACAGAATCATTCCTATCACTGTAAATGACAGTCCCTGGGGATTTCAGTATTCCCCATATGTGTATTACAATGAGCATTGCATCGTCTTTAACAGTCAGCATGTTCCGATGAAGATTGAGAAGAATACATTTATCAAACTTTTTGATTTTGTAAAACTTTTCCCGCATTACTTCCTGGGATCCAATGCAGACCTGCCTATCGTAGGCGGTTCTATTTTAAGTCACGATCATTTCCAGGGCGGACATTATACTTTCGCAATGGCAAAAGCACCGATTGAGAAACATGTGACTATTCCGGGATATGAGGATGTAGAAGCAGGTATTGTTAAATGGCCTCTTTCAGTTTTAAGGATCCGTCATAAGGATGAGAAGAGATTGATAGAGCTTGCTACACATGTTCTGGAAGCGTGGAGAGGTTATACAGACGAAAGTGCGTTTATCTTTGCTGAAACTGATGGAGAACCGCACAATACGATCACACCGATCGCCCGCAGATCCGGAGATATGTTTGAACTGGATCTCACACTTAGAAATAACATTACTACTGATGAGCATCCTCTTGGTGTATACCATCCGCATGCAGAGTATCACCATATCAAGAAAGAGAATATTGGTCTGATCGAAGTAATGGGACTTGCTGTACTTCCGGCAAGATTAAAAGAAGAATTGGAACTTCTGGCAGAATATATTCTGGAGGGAAAAGACATTTCTTCCAATGAGAAGATTGAGAAACATGCAGCGTGGGTTGCAGAATTCCTTCCGAAATATGACAACCTTGATAAAGACAACATTCAGGATGTTCTCAGAAAAGAAGTCGGTAATGTATTCGTTCATGTACTTGAGGATGCCGGCGTATATAAATGTACTGCTGAAGGCAGAGAAGCATTTATGAGGTTTATCAATAAATTATAA
- a CDS encoding InlB B-repeat-containing protein gives MYRKRHKRGKRLASVFLTVALITATVPVQAAEFGTPDSFEEIFSSGEEDSCITDTENTLPAASDSEKVMASELSPTPTVTSTPEGTPALTETPTPSVTPMPSSTPTPSVTPSPSPTPTINPEKEVMLRFIDGEGNECEQLRTVMSWGESLILPNVPDTGAPDMWKLEKNEKLGDAITLKGGDILTLKKGESWNLFLEKGILNFYMPKKCTVSLYNNSGTSVFSNGILQAYETKNVILPDMPSSKYINYGWTDTKGSSAVKYELNSEFTVTGDTDFYIVRRTALQVNFKTNTGASNSKFTRLNQKVGKGLTVTMPQVPVKTGYQSLGWSKNKKASKADYKAGQNVTISKTLTLYAVYKKLPYTVTFNNNNGTSTSKIYTSLTMYASKNQKVTLPDVPKVKGYTNLGWTTVKGETEPEYSAGDTVKITKATQFYAVCRKSNYYTVSYYLGNGSTNAAYQKLTQTVEEGTVVTFAKVPARTGYVNQGWSSKKNSEKATAKAKCTVNKNITLYAVQKKAVQLTFHRCDGSTWQKTTLAKGSSYSLPGVRDAEGYTFMGWSTKPMQSVSPQYEAEEKITVNGNMDLYAVVFNRTTETDLTEDQLPQVDIYKYKQVIFVGDSRTEFMENVLTGMGESATKNVKFVCSAGKGLDWFTTTGWAQLYSIVQHDSNSILSKKTAVIFNFGVNDLSKSADYAEYYNWIAPQLKSKGCELYFMSVNPVNRLMLPNAGRADRSEAAVRSFNQYMKANLSSAYTYIDMYSYLKSTGYSFASDHYGTGTVDDGLHYTTRTYKRIFAKCMDSLRVPA, from the coding sequence ATGTACAGAAAAAGACACAAAAGAGGAAAGCGTCTGGCAAGTGTGTTTCTGACTGTGGCACTGATCACTGCAACAGTTCCCGTACAGGCAGCAGAGTTCGGCACTCCGGACAGTTTTGAAGAGATTTTCAGTTCAGGGGAAGAAGATTCGTGCATAACTGATACAGAAAATACTTTGCCGGCAGCTTCTGATTCGGAGAAAGTAATGGCATCGGAACTGTCACCAACACCAACAGTGACTTCGACACCGGAGGGTACACCTGCACTGACAGAAACACCGACTCCTTCGGTCACACCGATGCCGTCTTCAACACCGACTCCTTCAGTCACACCATCACCATCTCCCACGCCGACGATTAATCCGGAGAAAGAGGTAATGCTCCGGTTTATAGACGGAGAAGGAAATGAATGTGAACAGCTGCGAACAGTGATGTCCTGGGGTGAATCTTTGATCCTTCCCAATGTACCGGATACAGGTGCACCGGATATGTGGAAACTGGAAAAAAATGAAAAACTTGGAGATGCGATCACTCTGAAGGGTGGAGATATTCTTACTCTGAAGAAAGGCGAGAGCTGGAATCTGTTTCTCGAAAAAGGCATCCTGAACTTCTATATGCCAAAGAAATGTACGGTTTCCCTTTATAATAATTCAGGAACCAGTGTGTTTTCCAATGGAATTCTGCAGGCATATGAGACAAAAAACGTCATACTTCCGGATATGCCATCATCTAAATACATTAATTATGGATGGACAGATACAAAGGGAAGTTCTGCTGTAAAATATGAACTGAATTCAGAATTTACAGTGACCGGTGACACAGATTTTTACATTGTGCGCCGTACAGCACTTCAGGTGAATTTTAAGACCAATACAGGGGCAAGCAACAGTAAATTTACCAGACTGAATCAGAAAGTCGGAAAAGGACTTACAGTTACAATGCCGCAGGTACCTGTCAAGACAGGATATCAGTCTCTGGGATGGTCAAAGAATAAAAAAGCCTCCAAAGCTGACTATAAAGCAGGCCAGAATGTGACTATATCAAAAACACTGACTCTCTATGCTGTATATAAGAAATTGCCTTACACAGTTACTTTCAATAACAATAATGGAACAAGTACCAGTAAAATTTATACCTCTCTCACCATGTATGCGTCAAAAAATCAGAAAGTGACACTGCCTGATGTGCCGAAAGTAAAGGGCTATACAAACTTGGGCTGGACAACTGTAAAGGGAGAAACAGAACCGGAATATTCAGCCGGTGATACAGTAAAGATTACAAAGGCAACTCAGTTCTATGCAGTGTGCAGAAAGAGTAATTATTATACGGTCAGCTACTATCTGGGAAATGGAAGCACTAATGCAGCTTATCAAAAACTTACTCAGACAGTAGAAGAGGGAACTGTTGTTACCTTTGCAAAAGTACCGGCAAGAACCGGTTATGTTAATCAGGGCTGGTCAAGTAAGAAAAATTCCGAGAAAGCAACAGCGAAGGCGAAATGTACAGTTAATAAAAATATCACTCTTTATGCGGTACAGAAGAAGGCAGTACAGCTGACTTTCCACAGATGTGACGGCAGCACCTGGCAGAAAACGACTCTGGCAAAAGGAAGTTCTTATTCTCTTCCGGGCGTAAGGGATGCAGAAGGGTATACTTTTATGGGGTGGTCCACAAAACCGATGCAGAGTGTCTCTCCACAGTATGAGGCAGAAGAAAAAATCACGGTAAATGGAAATATGGATCTCTATGCAGTGGTATTTAACAGAACAACGGAAACAGACCTTACAGAGGATCAGCTTCCGCAGGTAGATATCTATAAATATAAACAGGTGATTTTTGTAGGTGATTCCCGTACGGAATTTATGGAAAATGTTCTGACAGGAATGGGAGAATCTGCGACTAAGAATGTGAAGTTTGTCTGCTCGGCAGGAAAGGGACTGGACTGGTTTACCACTACAGGATGGGCTCAGCTTTATTCCATAGTACAGCACGATTCCAACAGTATTCTTTCAAAGAAAACCGCAGTGATCTTTAATTTTGGAGTAAACGACTTGTCAAAATCTGCAGATTATGCGGAGTATTATAACTGGATTGCACCACAGCTTAAAAGCAAAGGATGTGAACTGTACTTCATGTCTGTAAATCCGGTGAATCGTCTGATGCTTCCCAATGCGGGAAGAGCGGACAGAAGTGAGGCGGCAGTCAGATCATTCAATCAGTATATGAAAGCAAATCTGTCTTCTGCTTATACTTATATTGATATGTATTCTTATCTGAAATCAACAGGATACAGCTTTGCCAGTGATCATTACGGAACTGGTACGGTAGATGACGGGCTTCACTATACTACAAGGACATATAAGCGTATTTTTGCAAAATGTATGGATTCATTGAGAGTGCCTGCCTGA
- the asnS gene encoding asparagine--tRNA ligase: MKLTTVKEIYKEREKYLDKEVTVGGWVRSVRDSKTFGFIVLHDGSFFETLQVVYHDTMENFAEISKLNVGAAIIVKGTLVATPQAKQPFEIQAAEVTVEGNSAPDYPLQKKRHSLEYLRTITHLRPRTNTFQAVFRVRSLCAYAIHRFFQEQGFVYVHTPLITGSDCEGAGEMFQVTTLDMNNVPTDDKGAVDYSQDFFGKETNLTVSGQLNCETFAQAFRNVYTFGPTFRAENSNTTRHAAEFWMIEPECAFADLNDNMDLAEAMLKYVIRYVLENAPEEMNFFNSFVDKGLLDRLNHVINSEFGHVTYTEAVELLEKNNDKFDYKVFWGCDLQTEHERYLTEEIFKKPVFVTDYPKEIKAFYMKMNEDNKTVAAMDCLVPGIGEIIGGSQREDDIEKLEKRMDELGLKKEDYDFYLDLRKYGSTRHSGFGLGFERCVMYLTGMGNIRDVIPFPRTVKNCDL, encoded by the coding sequence ATGAAGTTAACAACAGTAAAAGAGATTTACAAAGAGAGAGAAAAATACCTGGATAAAGAGGTTACAGTAGGTGGATGGGTACGAAGCGTACGTGATTCCAAGACATTTGGATTTATCGTGCTTCACGACGGAAGCTTCTTTGAGACTCTTCAGGTAGTTTATCACGATACAATGGAGAACTTTGCTGAGATCAGCAAATTAAACGTAGGTGCAGCGATCATTGTCAAAGGTACACTGGTAGCAACTCCACAGGCAAAACAGCCATTTGAGATCCAGGCAGCAGAAGTTACAGTAGAGGGTAATTCTGCACCTGATTATCCGCTTCAGAAGAAACGCCACAGTCTTGAATACTTAAGAACCATCACACATCTCCGTCCGAGAACAAACACATTCCAGGCAGTATTTCGTGTACGTTCTCTGTGTGCCTATGCGATTCACCGTTTCTTCCAGGAGCAGGGATTTGTTTATGTGCATACTCCGCTGATCACAGGAAGCGACTGTGAAGGTGCAGGTGAGATGTTCCAGGTAACTACTCTGGATATGAACAACGTTCCGACAGATGACAAGGGTGCTGTAGATTACTCTCAGGATTTCTTCGGAAAAGAAACTAATCTGACAGTAAGCGGACAGTTAAACTGCGAGACTTTTGCACAGGCATTCCGCAATGTTTATACTTTCGGACCAACCTTCCGCGCTGAGAATTCAAACACAACCCGCCATGCGGCAGAGTTCTGGATGATCGAGCCGGAATGCGCATTTGCAGATTTAAATGACAACATGGATCTTGCAGAGGCAATGCTGAAATATGTGATCCGTTATGTACTGGAGAATGCACCGGAAGAGATGAATTTCTTCAATTCTTTTGTTGATAAGGGACTTCTGGACAGACTGAACCATGTGATCAATTCTGAGTTTGGTCATGTTACTTACACAGAAGCAGTAGAGCTTCTGGAGAAGAACAACGATAAATTTGACTACAAAGTATTCTGGGGATGCGATCTGCAGACAGAGCATGAACGTTATCTTACAGAAGAAATCTTTAAGAAACCTGTATTTGTAACAGATTATCCGAAAGAGATCAAAGCTTTCTACATGAAGATGAATGAGGATAACAAGACTGTTGCAGCTATGGACTGTCTGGTGCCTGGAATCGGTGAGATCATCGGTGGAAGCCAGAGAGAGGATGACATTGAGAAACTTGAGAAACGTATGGACGAGCTGGGACTTAAGAAAGAGGATTATGACTTCTATCTTGATCTTCGTAAATATGGTTCCACACGCCATTCAGGATTTGGTCTTGGATTTGAACGTTGCGTAATGTACCTTACCGGCATGGGCAACATCCGCGACGTAATTCCATTCCCAAGAACTGTTAAAAACTGTGATTTATAA